In Candidatus Vicinibacter proximus, the genomic stretch TATGCAAGCCACCTGCAAAGGATTCAAATATCGGATCAAAAACAGCGGCGATGACTTCATTCTTTTTTGCCACACTGGTCAAACCACCTAATGCAGTTTCCTGATGTAGTCCCGGACCAACAATCCAATAGTCTTCACCAAAAAACTCACCACCACCAGGACCTTCGTAATGACCCGCTCCGGTACCCAATCTTCCATTTACCACACCTCCACTCTCCAGTTGCCAGCCCTTGTCTGTCTTGAATGCCATTAATATATCACCGGTTTGATTGGTAAGTGGCTCTACATTTACACAATATGCATGACCTTTTCGGTCTGTAATGCCAAGTATCATTTCACCATTAATGGTAAAATCCAAATCCGTTAACCACTGTGAAATATTTTTTAAATCTCTCTGTTGTTTAGGCCAATAATTTTTGGCGAAATCTGTAGATAAGATTAAATTATAAACCCTGGTCAATAAATTCAATTCATATACATGAAAAACACAATCACTTTCTTTTTGACTGGTCTCTGCTGTACAGGTTACCCCAATGTATAATAGACCGTTATAGTATTTTAAAGCAGATACTGCATAATCTCCACCATTACACCCCGGATCTGGGATTTTTATTTCAATTACATTGGATTCATTTGGATTTTTAGTCGGAATAATTACCACGGATTTGTTGTGCAGATTGCTAACAAAAAGGAACTGGTCATCATCAGAGATATCGATATTACCGATTCCTACTTTGCCTACCAAATCTCCATATTTGCAATCAGAAACTGCCAATCCCTGAGTAGACCCTGTTTGGATTCCTACATCACTCAGATTAATAAAATTGGTAACGGCAGCTGCCTGCTTATTGAATACATAAATTCCTCCTGTTCCCAAAGGCCCTAAAACTGCACCCTGCTTTACAAATGCAGATGCATATAAAAGTTTTTGTGTACGGTTCCAGGCTAAGCCCCATACAGCACCGGTTTGACTCTTGGTCACAAGCTTATTTATGGGACTGATTGAATTAAAGCTTTCATCTAATTCTAGTATAGTCCTTTCTGTACCATTGATATCCAGGCTTGCACCGCCTACAAAATTGGCAACTGCCAATTTTGGATTTTCTTCCATCAAGGTCTCCACAGGCTTAAACAAACCAAAATTGGCGCTACAGGATGGAGCACGCATGGTACGAGTATCTCCAATCTGATCAAGACCCATTTTAGAATATTCATAATAAGAAGGCTTATTGATCTCAATGCTGTACATAGCATGATCGGCAAGACCACTTAGGCTGAATCCTCCGTTGAAATCGGTAAGTGCACTTGCCACCAAAAGACCTTCTCCGTTGAAAGCATTGATGGAAACAAATGCAACCCCGGGCTCCCCGGAATCCATGTTTCCATTATAGTTGCGGTCATTAAAAACACGGCCTCCAATCTTTCCAGATTCGGTGAGACATTGTGCAAAAACAGGAAAGGCTGCAGCGGAAAAGCATAAAGCAATCGCTAACCTCCCCAAACCTTCATAAAAGGATTTAAATGGGTTTTGAGCTTTGTGTGAAGCTCCAGTTTGTAAGAAACGTAGTTTCCTCATGTAACGCAGTTTTTATGTGTAGTTCGTTTTTCGGACTCGGTTCAAAACCAAAAGTCAGCCACTACGCATTGCGCTAAAGAGAAATTTACTTAATTCGGGAATAAACCGATAAAGGTTTACGGTGCAAACATATAACTAATATTTTAATATACAAAATAAATATATAGAAATATTTATATATGATTTTTTTATAAATACAAATGGCCGGCAAAAAGCCGGCCATTTTGTGTATGTAATTGGTTGTTAGTAGATTATGTTTTTAATGATGAAAAGGAACATCAATCCTTTAGGATCATTTTTCTTACTTTGGATCCCAAATGGGTCTCCAGTTTATACATGTATATCCCTGCCTGGCCAATTTCATGGCGATGCAGACTAATCTGATTCATACCCTTGTTCAGATAAAGTTCTTTCTTTTGAACCAACTGTCCTGTAGCATCAAATACACTCAACTGAGCTTTGCAGGATACCGACAGTTCAACCGGAATAAAGGTCTGCTCAGCGTATGGATTTGGAATATTCTGTCCCAGGGTAAAGTAATCTTCAGATATAATGCCTCGATTGCTTTTTAGGGCAATATCTAATACAGCCCCCTCTGCGGTATAAACTTCTGAGTGCATTCCATCAAGATCCAATTCTATTGAATTAAATGCATCTAAATCCTGCGCTTCCAAATAAAATAAAATCTGGGCCGAAGCCAATTTGATACTTTCGGTATGGTGCCAGCTGATCTTTAGATTGCCCTTTTCTAAATTATAATTATAGCTTTCTATCTTAATTGCTCCTGAAAGGGGAACAAGCTTATCCTTCGCCTGAATACTCATCTGAAATCCTTCCAATTGTATATCTTCTGTAGACTGAACCGGAATGAGGTAAGTTTGCGCATTAGGTATTGGTGTGCCAAGAATTAAACCAAAACTCTTACTCGATCTGGAAATGATTTGATTACTTAGATTGACATTTGCAGAATTGTCTACATCCCCTGTTTTTACCCCAACAAAATTCAACTTATCAAATTGATCGGAAAGATCTTTCATTTGCAATTGTTCTTTACCATCCCATGGCTCACTTTCGTCTGCAAAAGGATACTTGGTGGAGAAGAATCTCCATATCTTTTGATTAGGGAAATTATCTTTGATACCCAGCACAACCTTTCTCAAATCAGCAATGTCTCTTGCCGTAATCGTTTTGGTATTGTTTACATCCGCCGCCAGCAATTTGTAAGGAGTGTCCAATTCTTTCACACCTAAAATGTGTTTTTGGATCAGCAATATATCATGGGTGGACACTCCGTTACCGGCTTGATCCAAACGCTCCACTGCAAAATGTTCTGTTTCCTGAACCAATAAATCACTGAATGCATACTGACCATTTTGATTAGTGTTTACCAGTTTTAGCATTTGATTGTTCTTGTCAAAAGCAATGACTTCGGCAGCAGGTATGGATGTCTGATCAGCCCTGGAAATAGCACCACTTGCATTGGCAAAATTTCTTCCACAAACATTTTGATTGTCCTGTATCCTGATGCTTGTCTCGCAATAATCCTGATTACCTGCTTCATCTGTTACATACAATCTTACCGTAAAGATTACGAATGCCTGCTTATGAAGACTATCACAAGTATAAGTTATGGATTTATTGTTTACATCTTCACTGAATGAAAACCTAAGATTTTCTTTTTGTGTGCAGTTGTCAAAACTGTTTATATCCAAATCTTTAGCCCAAACAGTTATATTACCTGTGGTCGGCATAACAACCGTGTTTATGCCTGAATAACAATATGGTGATGGTTTTTTACAATCCTTCAAAATGAAAACTTGATCACAGCTGCTGTAATTGCCACACTGATCCGATACAATCCATTTTACTTTGTGGATCCCCACAGGCAATACTCCTGTCACTCTGTTACCATTGGCAAGGGGTTCGTAACTTCCATCATTACCTATAT encodes the following:
- a CDS encoding T9SS type A sorting domain-containing protein translates to MNSKSGEWTVPATTGHIFFGPYVEFCCLDVGKVVMIALEVTDAYGNKNTCMVEATVQEKEAPIIIAPTDITISCEFDRSDLNVFGTIRTSQAERKPIIIKDYYYSPPKYEAGIDGYAYDNCSVTVSDTATYDLVCNQGIIYRIFTARDKQGFVSIDTQRIYVWNPRPFSIQDIKWPDTIVAINSCRSAVVHPNNTGAPKFLNTNCAQVAANYADTKLNLLDSVCYKILRKWTVVDWCQFNLNKNDGIWEFNQIIYISNSEPPTIYTCDTARICDNSAYYNPRNQNCLVNYDLTGIADDDCTNTSDLKWSYRLDIGNDGSYEPLANGNRVTGVLPVGIHKVKWIVSDQCGNYSSCDQVFILKDCKKPSPYCYSGINTVVMPTTGNITVWAKDLDINSFDNCTQKENLRFSFSEDVNNKSITYTCDSLHKQAFVIFTVRLYVTDEAGNQDYCETSIRIQDNQNVCGRNFANASGAISRADQTSIPAAEVIAFDKNNQMLKLVNTNQNGQYAFSDLLVQETEHFAVERLDQAGNGVSTHDILLIQKHILGVKELDTPYKLLAADVNNTKTITARDIADLRKVVLGIKDNFPNQKIWRFFSTKYPFADESEPWDGKEQLQMKDLSDQFDKLNFVGVKTGDVDNSANVNLSNQIISRSSKSFGLILGTPIPNAQTYLIPVQSTEDIQLEGFQMSIQAKDKLVPLSGAIKIESYNYNLEKGNLKISWHHTESIKLASAQILFYLEAQDLDAFNSIELDLDGMHSEVYTAEGAVLDIALKSNRGIISEDYFTLGQNIPNPYAEQTFIPVELSVSCKAQLSVFDATGQLVQKKELYLNKGMNQISLHRHEIGQAGIYMYKLETHLGSKVRKMILKD